In a genomic window of Rhizobium tumorigenes:
- a CDS encoding helix-turn-helix domain-containing protein yields MFSESAHHLSTNVVRMKPGGPSTLSSAFQWRPQEILDAGDALFWEGDKASHIFEVTEGLFRVCKIIADGRRIITGFLFPGDIIGLSFRNLYLYTAEAVTSARVRRCSRLHFQQAISEDAGLQPKLFAKLCEEMAAAQDHMVLLGRKSAEERLCSFFLMLARRHERAAEPRMTVDLPMSRQDIADFLGLTIETVSRNITRLTIAGVISPVGRHSIEVRLNRLSLLAGDCDADNNNTPDDKRRQLANC; encoded by the coding sequence ATGTTTTCGGAAAGTGCTCATCATCTTTCGACCAACGTAGTCCGAATGAAGCCGGGCGGCCCCTCGACGCTTTCCTCCGCCTTCCAGTGGCGGCCCCAGGAGATTCTGGATGCAGGCGATGCTCTGTTCTGGGAGGGTGACAAGGCGAGCCATATTTTCGAGGTGACCGAGGGTCTGTTTCGCGTCTGCAAGATCATTGCCGATGGCCGTCGCATCATCACCGGATTTCTCTTCCCCGGCGACATCATCGGCCTCTCGTTTCGCAATCTCTATCTATATACGGCCGAGGCCGTGACATCGGCGAGGGTACGCCGCTGTTCGCGGCTCCATTTCCAGCAAGCGATCAGCGAGGACGCCGGCCTGCAGCCGAAGCTGTTTGCGAAGTTGTGCGAAGAAATGGCGGCAGCCCAGGATCACATGGTTCTGCTCGGGCGGAAATCGGCCGAGGAGCGCCTTTGCAGCTTTTTCCTGATGCTCGCCCGCCGGCACGAGCGCGCCGCAGAGCCCAGAATGACGGTCGACCTGCCGATGAGCCGCCAGGACATAGCCGACTTCCTCGGCCTGACAATCGAGACTGTTTCGCGCAACATCACCAGACTGACGATTGCCGGCGTCATCAGTCCGGTTGGCAGGCACAGCATTGAAGTGAGGTTGAACAGGCTTTCCTTGCTTGCGGGAGATTGCGATGCAGACAATAACAACACACCGGATGACAAGAGACGCCAGTTGGCCAATTGCTGA